The following proteins are co-located in the Carassius auratus strain Wakin chromosome 7, ASM336829v1, whole genome shotgun sequence genome:
- the LOC113105429 gene encoding GTPase IMAP family member 7-like isoform X2 codes for MGASDSLPEKRIVLLGKTGDGKSSAGNTILKQQVFKSKASPESVTTECVSGDRKVHGKKITVIDTPGLFDTGLDEEAIKSEIIRSVIESSPGPDMFTIVLKVGRYTGQEMEVVDKIVEYCGEDTFNHSVVLFTHGEQLEGQTIEEFVKISPKLQELVDKCGGRCHVIDSKYWRTRQMGYRSNRVQVKNLLETIEQKLKDNQNTCYTNELLQIVEEEIQDEMKNINQVNMSPEETREEAKKIVHKKLLVKLAGVTTGTLTGAFLGIGVAVASVVSLLKAANVAGVVEAGTVAGAAGVTGIVAGAAAVKAGIIAAGAGVGVAGSGIAAAAGVAVGVAALAGAIGGGVTGCKAAEETDSVSDAIKNTAKLNYENAKGGALAT; via the exons ATGGGAG cTTCTGACTCTCTGCCTGAGAAAAGGATTGTGCTTCTTGGGAAAACCGGAGATGGTAAGAGCAGCGCCGGGAATACGATTCTCAAACAACAAGTCTTCAAGAGCAAAGCTTCTCCTGAATCAGTGACGACTGAATGTGTCAGTGGAGACCGCAAGGTCCACGGCAAAAAGATCACCGTTATTGACACGCCTGGACTCTTCGACACCGGTCTGGATGAGGAGGCCATCAAATCTGAGATCATTCGTTCTGTGATCGAAAGCTCTCCGGGTCCAGACATGTTCACCATCGTCCTGAAGGTGGGGAGATACACGGGACAAGAGATGGAGGTTGTGGATAAAATCGTGGAGTATTGTGGAGAAGACACCTTCAATCACTCAGTGGTTTTATTCACTCACGGAGAACAGCTGGAAGGACAAACCATCGAGGAGTTTGTCAAGATAAGTCCGAAGCTACAGGAGCTGGTTGATAAATGTGGAGGCCGCTGTCACGTCATCGACAGCAAATACTGGAGAACCCGTCAAATGGGATACAGGAGCAACAGAGTCCAGGTGAAGAACCTGCTGGAGACCATCGAGCAGAAGCTGAAGGACAATCAGAACACCTGCTACACCAACGAGCTGCTTCAGATAGTGGAGGAGGAGATTCAAGATGAGATGAAGAACATAAACCAGGTCAATATGTCACCAGAAGAGACGCGCGAAGAGGCCAAAAAGATAGTGCACAAAAAGCTTCTGGTTAAGCTGGCAGGAGTGACCACAGGGACACTTACCGGTGCGTTTCTGGGCATCGGGGTCGCTGTGGCCTCCGTCGTGTCTTTACTGAAAGCCGCCAATGTTGCCGGAGTAGTAGAAGCCGGAACCGTAGCCGGGGCTGCGGGAGTCACGGGGATAGTGGCGGGAGCAGCGGCGGTGAAGGCGGGGATCATCGCCGCAGGGGCCGGGGTCGGAGTGGCTGGTTCTGGTATCGCTGCAGCTGCGGGGGTCGCTGTCGGAGTCGCCGCTCTTGCCGGAGCGATTGGGGGAGGAGTCACCGGATGCAAAGCCGCAGAAGAAACGGACTCGGTGTCTGACGCTATAAAGAATACCGCAAAACTCAACTATGAGAATGCCAAAG GTGGCGCCCTCGCAACGTGA
- the LOC113105429 gene encoding GTPase IMAP family member 7-like isoform X1, whose amino-acid sequence MGASDSLPEKRIVLLGKTGDGKSSAGNTILKQQVFKSKASPESVTTECVSGDRKVHGKKITVIDTPGLFDTGLDEEAIKSEIIRSVIESSPGPDMFTIVLKVGRYTGQEMEVVDKIVEYCGEDTFNHSVVLFTHGEQLEGQTIEEFVKISPKLQELVDKCGGRCHVIDSKYWRTRQMGYRSNRVQVKNLLETIEQKLKDNQNTCYTNELLQIVEEEIQDEMKNINQVNMSPEETREEAKKIVHKKLLVKLAGVTTGTLTGAFLGIGVAVASVVSLLKAANVAGVVEAGTVAGAAGVTGIVAGAAAVKAGIIAAGAGVGVAGSGIAAAAGVAVGVAALAGAIGGGVTGCKAAEETDSVSDAIKNTAKLNYENAKGAVKKAKKHQHKLFKKETNECTEAGTD is encoded by the exons ATGGGAG cTTCTGACTCTCTGCCTGAGAAAAGGATTGTGCTTCTTGGGAAAACCGGAGATGGTAAGAGCAGCGCCGGGAATACGATTCTCAAACAACAAGTCTTCAAGAGCAAAGCTTCTCCTGAATCAGTGACGACTGAATGTGTCAGTGGAGACCGCAAGGTCCACGGCAAAAAGATCACCGTTATTGACACGCCTGGACTCTTCGACACCGGTCTGGATGAGGAGGCCATCAAATCTGAGATCATTCGTTCTGTGATCGAAAGCTCTCCGGGTCCAGACATGTTCACCATCGTCCTGAAGGTGGGGAGATACACGGGACAAGAGATGGAGGTTGTGGATAAAATCGTGGAGTATTGTGGAGAAGACACCTTCAATCACTCAGTGGTTTTATTCACTCACGGAGAACAGCTGGAAGGACAAACCATCGAGGAGTTTGTCAAGATAAGTCCGAAGCTACAGGAGCTGGTTGATAAATGTGGAGGCCGCTGTCACGTCATCGACAGCAAATACTGGAGAACCCGTCAAATGGGATACAGGAGCAACAGAGTCCAGGTGAAGAACCTGCTGGAGACCATCGAGCAGAAGCTGAAGGACAATCAGAACACCTGCTACACCAACGAGCTGCTTCAGATAGTGGAGGAGGAGATTCAAGATGAGATGAAGAACATAAACCAGGTCAATATGTCACCAGAAGAGACGCGCGAAGAGGCCAAAAAGATAGTGCACAAAAAGCTTCTGGTTAAGCTGGCAGGAGTGACCACAGGGACACTTACCGGTGCGTTTCTGGGCATCGGGGTCGCTGTGGCCTCCGTCGTGTCTTTACTGAAAGCCGCCAATGTTGCCGGAGTAGTAGAAGCCGGAACCGTAGCCGGGGCTGCGGGAGTCACGGGGATAGTGGCGGGAGCAGCGGCGGTGAAGGCGGGGATCATCGCCGCAGGGGCCGGGGTCGGAGTGGCTGGTTCTGGTATCGCTGCAGCTGCGGGGGTCGCTGTCGGAGTCGCCGCTCTTGCCGGAGCGATTGGGGGAGGAGTCACCGGATGCAAAGCCGCAGAAGAAACGGACTCGGTGTCTGACGCTATAAAGAATACCGCAAAACTCAACTATGAGAATGCCAAAGGTGCGGTGAAAAAGGCAAAGAAACATCAacacaaactttttaaaaaagagaCAAACGAATGTACTGAAGCGGGAACagactag
- the LOC113105432 gene encoding GTPase IMAP family member 7-like isoform X2, with protein MGASDSLPEKRIVLLGKTGDGKSSAGNMILKQQVFKSKASPESVTTECVSGDRKVHGKKITVIDTPGLFDTGLDEEAIKSEIIRSVIESSPGPDMFTIVLKVGRYTGQEMEVVDKIMEYCGEDTFNHSVVLFTHGEQLEGQTIEEFVKISPKLQELVDKCGGRCHVIDSKYWRTRQMGYRSNRVQVKNLLETIEQKLKDKNTCYTNELLQIVEEEIQDEMKNIKEVNMSPEERREEAKMIVHKKLLVKLAGVTTGTLTGAFLGIGVAVASVVSLLKAANVAGVVEAGTVAGAAGVTGIVAGAVAVKAGIIAAGAGAGVGVAGSGIAAAAGVAVAALAGAIGGGITGFKAAEETDSVSDAIKNTAKLNYENAKGGALAT; from the exons ATGGGAG cttCTGACTCTCTGCCTGAGAAAAGGATTGTGCTTCTTGGGAAAACCGGAGATGGTAAGAGCAGCGCCGGGAATATGATTCTCAAACAACAAGTCTTCAAGAGCAAAGCTTCTCCTGAATCAGTGACGACTGAATGTGTCAGTGGAGACCGCAAGGTCCACGGCAAAAAGATCACCGTTATTGACACGCCTGGACTCTTCGACACCGGTCTGGATGAGGAGGCCATCAAATCTGAGATCATTCGCTCTGTGATCGAAAGCTCTCCGGGTCCAGACATGTTCACCATCGTCCTGAAGGTGGGGAGATACACGGGACAAGAGATGGAGGTCGTGGATAAAATCATGGAGTATTGTGGAGAAGACACCTTCAATCACTCAGTGGTTTTATTCACTCACGGAGAACAGCTGGAAGGACAAACCATCGAGGAGTTTGTCAAGATAAGTCCGAAGCTACAGGAGCTGGTTGATAAATGTGGAGGCCGCTGTCACGTCATCGACAGCAAATACTGGAGAACCCGTCAAATGGGATACAGGAGCAACAGAGTCCAGGTGAAGAACCTGCTGGAGACCATCGAGCAGAAGCTGAAGGACAAGAACACCTGCTACACCAACGAGCTGCTTCAGATAGTGGAGGAGGAGATTCAAGATGAGATGAAGAACATAAAAGAGGTCAATATGTCACCAGAAGAGAGGCGCGAAGAGGCCAAAATGATAGTGCACAAAAAGCTTCTGGTTAAGCTGGCAGGAGTGACCACAGGGACACTTACCGGTGCGTTTCTGGGCATCGGGGTCGCTGTGGCCTCCGTCGTGTCTTTACTGAAAGCCGCCAATGTTGCCGGAGTAGTAGAAGCCGGAACCGTAGCCGGGGCCGCGGGAGTCACAGGGATAGTGGCGGGAGCAGTGGCGGTGAAGGCGGGGATCATCGCCGCGGGGGCCGGGGCTGGGGTCGGAGTGGCTGGTTCTGGTATCGCTGCAGCTGCGGGGGTCGCTGTCGCCGCTCTCGCCGGAGCGATTGGGGGAGGAATCACCGGATTCAAAGCCGCAGAAGAAACGGACTCGGTGTCTGACGCTATAAAGAATACCGCAAAACTCAACTATGAGAATGCCAAAG GTGGCGCCCTCGCAACGTGA
- the LOC113105432 gene encoding GTPase IMAP family member 7-like isoform X1, whose product MGASDSLPEKRIVLLGKTGDGKSSAGNMILKQQVFKSKASPESVTTECVSGDRKVHGKKITVIDTPGLFDTGLDEEAIKSEIIRSVIESSPGPDMFTIVLKVGRYTGQEMEVVDKIMEYCGEDTFNHSVVLFTHGEQLEGQTIEEFVKISPKLQELVDKCGGRCHVIDSKYWRTRQMGYRSNRVQVKNLLETIEQKLKDKNTCYTNELLQIVEEEIQDEMKNIKEVNMSPEERREEAKMIVHKKLLVKLAGVTTGTLTGAFLGIGVAVASVVSLLKAANVAGVVEAGTVAGAAGVTGIVAGAVAVKAGIIAAGAGAGVGVAGSGIAAAAGVAVAALAGAIGGGITGFKAAEETDSVSDAIKNTAKLNYENAKGAVKKAKKHQHILFLKRDKRMY is encoded by the exons ATGGGAG cttCTGACTCTCTGCCTGAGAAAAGGATTGTGCTTCTTGGGAAAACCGGAGATGGTAAGAGCAGCGCCGGGAATATGATTCTCAAACAACAAGTCTTCAAGAGCAAAGCTTCTCCTGAATCAGTGACGACTGAATGTGTCAGTGGAGACCGCAAGGTCCACGGCAAAAAGATCACCGTTATTGACACGCCTGGACTCTTCGACACCGGTCTGGATGAGGAGGCCATCAAATCTGAGATCATTCGCTCTGTGATCGAAAGCTCTCCGGGTCCAGACATGTTCACCATCGTCCTGAAGGTGGGGAGATACACGGGACAAGAGATGGAGGTCGTGGATAAAATCATGGAGTATTGTGGAGAAGACACCTTCAATCACTCAGTGGTTTTATTCACTCACGGAGAACAGCTGGAAGGACAAACCATCGAGGAGTTTGTCAAGATAAGTCCGAAGCTACAGGAGCTGGTTGATAAATGTGGAGGCCGCTGTCACGTCATCGACAGCAAATACTGGAGAACCCGTCAAATGGGATACAGGAGCAACAGAGTCCAGGTGAAGAACCTGCTGGAGACCATCGAGCAGAAGCTGAAGGACAAGAACACCTGCTACACCAACGAGCTGCTTCAGATAGTGGAGGAGGAGATTCAAGATGAGATGAAGAACATAAAAGAGGTCAATATGTCACCAGAAGAGAGGCGCGAAGAGGCCAAAATGATAGTGCACAAAAAGCTTCTGGTTAAGCTGGCAGGAGTGACCACAGGGACACTTACCGGTGCGTTTCTGGGCATCGGGGTCGCTGTGGCCTCCGTCGTGTCTTTACTGAAAGCCGCCAATGTTGCCGGAGTAGTAGAAGCCGGAACCGTAGCCGGGGCCGCGGGAGTCACAGGGATAGTGGCGGGAGCAGTGGCGGTGAAGGCGGGGATCATCGCCGCGGGGGCCGGGGCTGGGGTCGGAGTGGCTGGTTCTGGTATCGCTGCAGCTGCGGGGGTCGCTGTCGCCGCTCTCGCCGGAGCGATTGGGGGAGGAATCACCGGATTCAAAGCCGCAGAAGAAACGGACTCGGTGTCTGACGCTATAAAGAATACCGCAAAACTCAACTATGAGAATGCCAAAGGTGCGGTGAAAAAGGCAAAGAAACATCAacacatactttttttaaaaagagacaAACGAATGTACTGA